A genomic window from Anthocerotibacter panamensis C109 includes:
- a CDS encoding cation:proton antiporter has product MMLLDQPLTLLASGGGAESLAGVLFALLVIYTASKLGGELAVRVNLPAVLGELVLGVLVGVSGLGLIRGDGAFIEILAELGVIILLFEIGLESDLKELLRVGPQAALVAVTGVVAPFALGTGGLMFIFGVGVIPAVFAGAALTATSIGITARVLADVQRLNSTEGQIIIGAAVMDDILGIIILAVVSGLASRGEVQPFQVGGIVVAAVGFLVVAIAVGRWAAPYFMRVVNALKTRGDLLIASLLFALGLAYIATVIGSEAILGAFAAGLVLAETDKKETLEERLRPVADVFVPVFFVLVGAKTNLGVLNPFNPQDREGLIVACFLILAAVVGKVVTGLVVFGPPVNRWAIGVGMVPRGEVGLIFAGVGSASGVLPPSLDAALIVMVIVTTFMAPPLLRLVFR; this is encoded by the coding sequence ATGATGTTATTGGATCAACCCTTGACCCTGCTTGCCTCAGGAGGGGGAGCTGAGTCCCTGGCTGGGGTTCTTTTTGCCCTGCTGGTCATCTATACGGCGAGCAAACTCGGTGGAGAACTGGCCGTGCGGGTGAATTTGCCCGCGGTGCTCGGAGAACTGGTGCTAGGGGTCTTGGTAGGGGTCTCTGGGCTAGGTTTGATCCGAGGGGATGGGGCATTTATCGAGATTTTAGCCGAGTTGGGAGTGATCATCCTGCTTTTTGAGATTGGATTGGAATCGGACCTCAAAGAACTGTTGCGCGTCGGACCTCAGGCAGCCTTGGTGGCGGTGACTGGGGTGGTGGCCCCCTTTGCCCTCGGTACCGGCGGACTGATGTTTATTTTCGGCGTAGGGGTCATCCCTGCGGTCTTTGCGGGAGCAGCATTGACGGCGACCTCGATTGGAATAACAGCCCGAGTCCTCGCGGATGTGCAGCGCCTCAATTCGACCGAAGGCCAGATCATCATCGGTGCGGCGGTGATGGACGATATCCTGGGCATTATTATTCTGGCTGTAGTTTCGGGGCTAGCCAGTCGGGGGGAAGTGCAGCCCTTCCAGGTAGGTGGAATCGTCGTGGCTGCCGTGGGCTTTCTGGTCGTGGCGATTGCGGTGGGACGTTGGGCAGCGCCTTATTTCATGCGGGTGGTGAATGCGCTCAAGACGCGTGGAGACTTGCTCATTGCCTCTTTGCTCTTTGCGTTGGGACTGGCCTATATTGCTACGGTGATTGGCTCTGAGGCGATCTTAGGAGCCTTTGCTGCGGGGCTGGTCCTCGCCGAAACTGATAAGAAGGAGACCCTGGAGGAGCGCTTGCGCCCCGTGGCGGATGTATTCGTCCCGGTTTTTTTTGTACTGGTGGGGGCCAAGACAAATTTGGGGGTCCTCAATCCTTTCAATCCGCAGGACCGAGAAGGGCTAATTGTGGCGTGTTTCTTAATCCTGGCGGCGGTGGTCGGCAAAGTGGTGACCGGTCTGGTGGTCTTCGGCCCGCCGGTGAACCGCTGGGCTATCGGCGTAGGGATGGTTCCGCGCGGAGAGGTGGGGCTGATCTTCGCTGGGGTGGGCTCCGCTAGTGGCGTCCTCCCACCGAGTCTGGACGCTGCGCTCATCGTCATGGTTATCGTCACTACGTTTATGGCTCCGCCCCTGTTGCGTCTG